A DNA window from Hevea brasiliensis isolate MT/VB/25A 57/8 unplaced genomic scaffold, ASM3005281v1 Scaf7, whole genome shotgun sequence contains the following coding sequences:
- the LOC110660315 gene encoding amidase 1-like isoform X1 — MERSSDYGAFMEKFVLKPSSSSHELPLNGLTFAVKDIFDVNGFVTGFGNPDWARTHSAATSTSPAVLAILRGGATCIGKTVMDEMAYSLDGENKHYGTPTNPCAPDRVPGGSSSGSAVAVGAKLVDFSLGTDTGGSVRVPASYCSILGFRPSHDAVSTAGVIPMAQSFDTVGWFARDPVILNRVGRILLQLPDVDLVRPRQIFIAEDCFQLSSTPNNRVSQVLVKSVEKLFGGDVVKHLILGDYVENKVPSLSHFISKEIKKQDYGIASLAALSSAMRLLQRYEFKNNHGEWVTTVKPDLGTGISERVWGAIQTTGESIDICYSVKAEIIATLTSLLEDFGILAIPTVPGRPPKLNTDPTTLEIFRAEASSLLSIAGLSGFCQVSIPLGMYDDVPVAISLLAKHGSDGFLLNVVETLYDTLQEQIAISE; from the exons GTTCTTCATCTCATGAACTTCCCTTAAATGGTCTTACCTTTGCGGTTAAAGATAT TTTCGATGTGAATGGATTTGTGACTGGGTTTGGCAATCCGGACTGGGCAAGGACCCATTCAGCTGCTACATCTACTTCTCCGGCTGTTTTGGCTATCTTGAGAGGAGGAGCCACATGTATTGGTAAAACTGTCATGGATGAAATGGCATATAG TCTAGATGGGGAAAATAAACATTATGGCACACCTACAAATCCTTGTGCTCCAGATCGTGTACCTGGAGGATCTTCCAGTGGGTCTGCTGTTGCAGTAGGTGCAAAGCTTGTAGACTTCTCCTTAG GAACTGACACTGGAGGAAGTGTAAGAGTTCCAGCATCATATTGCAGCATTTTGGGGTTTCGACCTTCACATGATGCTGTTTCTACTGCTGGAGTTATTCCCATGGCACAGAGTTTTGATACTGTGG GATGGTTTGCTAGGGATCCAGTGATTTTGAATCGAGTTGGTCGCATTCTACTTCAATTGCCTGATGTGGATCTGGTTAGACCAAGGCAGATATTTATTGCAGAAGACTGTTTTCAGCTTTCAAGCACTCCGAATAATCGAGTTAGTCAAGTTCTTGTTAAATCAGTGGAGAAGTTATTTGGGG GTGATGTCGTGAAGCATTTAATCCTTGGGGACTATGTTGAGAACAAAGTTCCAAGTTTGAGTCATTTTATTAGTAAAGAAATCAAAAAGCAAGACTATGGTATAGCATCCTTGGCAGCCCTCTCAAGTGCCATGCGTTTGCTTCAAAG GTATGAATTCAAGAATAACCATGGTGAATGGGTTACTACTGTCAAACCTGATTTGGGTACAGGAATATCAGAACGAGTGTGGGGAGCTATTCAAACAACAGGAGAAAGCATTGATATTTGTTACTCTGTGAAGGCAGAAATAATTGCCACCCTTACAAGTCTTCTTGAG GATTTTGGTATCCTGGCTATCCCTACAGTACCAGGACGTCCACCAAAACTAAACACAGATCCAACTACACTGGAAATTTTTCGTGCCGAGGCTTCTAGCTTGCTCTCCATTGCTGGATTATCAGGATTCTGCCAG GTGAGCATACCGCTAGGCATGTACGATGATGTACCTGTGGCTATTTCATTATTGGCGAAACATGGTTCAGATGGCTTCCTGCTCAATGTTGTTGAAACTCTTTATGACACTCTCCAAGAACAGATTGCAATTTCAGAATGA
- the LOC110660315 gene encoding amidase 1-like isoform X4, whose protein sequence is MKWHIDGENKHYGTPTNPCAPDRVPGGSSSGSAVAVGAKLVDFSLGTDTGGSVRVPASYCSILGFRPSHDAVSTAGVIPMAQSFDTVGWFARDPVILNRVGRILLQLPDVDLVRPRQIFIAEDCFQLSSTPNNRVSQVLVKSVEKLFGGDVVKHLILGDYVENKVPSLSHFISKEIKKQDYGIASLAALSSAMRLLQRYEFKNNHGEWVTTVKPDLGTGISERVWGAIQTTGESIDICYSVKAEIIATLTSLLEDFGILAIPTVPGRPPKLNTDPTTLEIFRAEASSLLSIAGLSGFCQVSIPLGMYDDVPVAISLLAKHGSDGFLLNVVETLYDTLQEQIAISE, encoded by the exons ATGAAATGGCATATAG ATGGGGAAAATAAACATTATGGCACACCTACAAATCCTTGTGCTCCAGATCGTGTACCTGGAGGATCTTCCAGTGGGTCTGCTGTTGCAGTAGGTGCAAAGCTTGTAGACTTCTCCTTAG GAACTGACACTGGAGGAAGTGTAAGAGTTCCAGCATCATATTGCAGCATTTTGGGGTTTCGACCTTCACATGATGCTGTTTCTACTGCTGGAGTTATTCCCATGGCACAGAGTTTTGATACTGTGG GATGGTTTGCTAGGGATCCAGTGATTTTGAATCGAGTTGGTCGCATTCTACTTCAATTGCCTGATGTGGATCTGGTTAGACCAAGGCAGATATTTATTGCAGAAGACTGTTTTCAGCTTTCAAGCACTCCGAATAATCGAGTTAGTCAAGTTCTTGTTAAATCAGTGGAGAAGTTATTTGGGG GTGATGTCGTGAAGCATTTAATCCTTGGGGACTATGTTGAGAACAAAGTTCCAAGTTTGAGTCATTTTATTAGTAAAGAAATCAAAAAGCAAGACTATGGTATAGCATCCTTGGCAGCCCTCTCAAGTGCCATGCGTTTGCTTCAAAG GTATGAATTCAAGAATAACCATGGTGAATGGGTTACTACTGTCAAACCTGATTTGGGTACAGGAATATCAGAACGAGTGTGGGGAGCTATTCAAACAACAGGAGAAAGCATTGATATTTGTTACTCTGTGAAGGCAGAAATAATTGCCACCCTTACAAGTCTTCTTGAG GATTTTGGTATCCTGGCTATCCCTACAGTACCAGGACGTCCACCAAAACTAAACACAGATCCAACTACACTGGAAATTTTTCGTGCCGAGGCTTCTAGCTTGCTCTCCATTGCTGGATTATCAGGATTCTGCCAG GTGAGCATACCGCTAGGCATGTACGATGATGTACCTGTGGCTATTTCATTATTGGCGAAACATGGTTCAGATGGCTTCCTGCTCAATGTTGTTGAAACTCTTTATGACACTCTCCAAGAACAGATTGCAATTTCAGAATGA
- the LOC110660315 gene encoding amidase 1-like isoform X2: protein MERSSDYGAFMEKFVNGLTFAVKDIFDVNGFVTGFGNPDWARTHSAATSTSPAVLAILRGGATCIGKTVMDEMAYSLDGENKHYGTPTNPCAPDRVPGGSSSGSAVAVGAKLVDFSLGTDTGGSVRVPASYCSILGFRPSHDAVSTAGVIPMAQSFDTVGWFARDPVILNRVGRILLQLPDVDLVRPRQIFIAEDCFQLSSTPNNRVSQVLVKSVEKLFGGDVVKHLILGDYVENKVPSLSHFISKEIKKQDYGIASLAALSSAMRLLQRYEFKNNHGEWVTTVKPDLGTGISERVWGAIQTTGESIDICYSVKAEIIATLTSLLEDFGILAIPTVPGRPPKLNTDPTTLEIFRAEASSLLSIAGLSGFCQVSIPLGMYDDVPVAISLLAKHGSDGFLLNVVETLYDTLQEQIAISE, encoded by the exons AATGGTCTTACCTTTGCGGTTAAAGATAT TTTCGATGTGAATGGATTTGTGACTGGGTTTGGCAATCCGGACTGGGCAAGGACCCATTCAGCTGCTACATCTACTTCTCCGGCTGTTTTGGCTATCTTGAGAGGAGGAGCCACATGTATTGGTAAAACTGTCATGGATGAAATGGCATATAG TCTAGATGGGGAAAATAAACATTATGGCACACCTACAAATCCTTGTGCTCCAGATCGTGTACCTGGAGGATCTTCCAGTGGGTCTGCTGTTGCAGTAGGTGCAAAGCTTGTAGACTTCTCCTTAG GAACTGACACTGGAGGAAGTGTAAGAGTTCCAGCATCATATTGCAGCATTTTGGGGTTTCGACCTTCACATGATGCTGTTTCTACTGCTGGAGTTATTCCCATGGCACAGAGTTTTGATACTGTGG GATGGTTTGCTAGGGATCCAGTGATTTTGAATCGAGTTGGTCGCATTCTACTTCAATTGCCTGATGTGGATCTGGTTAGACCAAGGCAGATATTTATTGCAGAAGACTGTTTTCAGCTTTCAAGCACTCCGAATAATCGAGTTAGTCAAGTTCTTGTTAAATCAGTGGAGAAGTTATTTGGGG GTGATGTCGTGAAGCATTTAATCCTTGGGGACTATGTTGAGAACAAAGTTCCAAGTTTGAGTCATTTTATTAGTAAAGAAATCAAAAAGCAAGACTATGGTATAGCATCCTTGGCAGCCCTCTCAAGTGCCATGCGTTTGCTTCAAAG GTATGAATTCAAGAATAACCATGGTGAATGGGTTACTACTGTCAAACCTGATTTGGGTACAGGAATATCAGAACGAGTGTGGGGAGCTATTCAAACAACAGGAGAAAGCATTGATATTTGTTACTCTGTGAAGGCAGAAATAATTGCCACCCTTACAAGTCTTCTTGAG GATTTTGGTATCCTGGCTATCCCTACAGTACCAGGACGTCCACCAAAACTAAACACAGATCCAACTACACTGGAAATTTTTCGTGCCGAGGCTTCTAGCTTGCTCTCCATTGCTGGATTATCAGGATTCTGCCAG GTGAGCATACCGCTAGGCATGTACGATGATGTACCTGTGGCTATTTCATTATTGGCGAAACATGGTTCAGATGGCTTCCTGCTCAATGTTGTTGAAACTCTTTATGACACTCTCCAAGAACAGATTGCAATTTCAGAATGA
- the LOC110660315 gene encoding amidase 1-like isoform X3, with product MVLPLRLKIFYLCGLNFWISFDVNGFVTGFGNPDWARTHSAATSTSPAVLAILRGGATCIGKTVMDEMAYSLDGENKHYGTPTNPCAPDRVPGGSSSGSAVAVGAKLVDFSLGTDTGGSVRVPASYCSILGFRPSHDAVSTAGVIPMAQSFDTVGWFARDPVILNRVGRILLQLPDVDLVRPRQIFIAEDCFQLSSTPNNRVSQVLVKSVEKLFGGDVVKHLILGDYVENKVPSLSHFISKEIKKQDYGIASLAALSSAMRLLQRYEFKNNHGEWVTTVKPDLGTGISERVWGAIQTTGESIDICYSVKAEIIATLTSLLEDFGILAIPTVPGRPPKLNTDPTTLEIFRAEASSLLSIAGLSGFCQVSIPLGMYDDVPVAISLLAKHGSDGFLLNVVETLYDTLQEQIAISE from the exons ATGGTCTTACCTTTGCGGTTAAAGATAT TTTACCTTTGTGGGTTGAACTTTTGGATTAGTTTCGATGTGAATGGATTTGTGACTGGGTTTGGCAATCCGGACTGGGCAAGGACCCATTCAGCTGCTACATCTACTTCTCCGGCTGTTTTGGCTATCTTGAGAGGAGGAGCCACATGTATTGGTAAAACTGTCATGGATGAAATGGCATATAG TCTAGATGGGGAAAATAAACATTATGGCACACCTACAAATCCTTGTGCTCCAGATCGTGTACCTGGAGGATCTTCCAGTGGGTCTGCTGTTGCAGTAGGTGCAAAGCTTGTAGACTTCTCCTTAG GAACTGACACTGGAGGAAGTGTAAGAGTTCCAGCATCATATTGCAGCATTTTGGGGTTTCGACCTTCACATGATGCTGTTTCTACTGCTGGAGTTATTCCCATGGCACAGAGTTTTGATACTGTGG GATGGTTTGCTAGGGATCCAGTGATTTTGAATCGAGTTGGTCGCATTCTACTTCAATTGCCTGATGTGGATCTGGTTAGACCAAGGCAGATATTTATTGCAGAAGACTGTTTTCAGCTTTCAAGCACTCCGAATAATCGAGTTAGTCAAGTTCTTGTTAAATCAGTGGAGAAGTTATTTGGGG GTGATGTCGTGAAGCATTTAATCCTTGGGGACTATGTTGAGAACAAAGTTCCAAGTTTGAGTCATTTTATTAGTAAAGAAATCAAAAAGCAAGACTATGGTATAGCATCCTTGGCAGCCCTCTCAAGTGCCATGCGTTTGCTTCAAAG GTATGAATTCAAGAATAACCATGGTGAATGGGTTACTACTGTCAAACCTGATTTGGGTACAGGAATATCAGAACGAGTGTGGGGAGCTATTCAAACAACAGGAGAAAGCATTGATATTTGTTACTCTGTGAAGGCAGAAATAATTGCCACCCTTACAAGTCTTCTTGAG GATTTTGGTATCCTGGCTATCCCTACAGTACCAGGACGTCCACCAAAACTAAACACAGATCCAACTACACTGGAAATTTTTCGTGCCGAGGCTTCTAGCTTGCTCTCCATTGCTGGATTATCAGGATTCTGCCAG GTGAGCATACCGCTAGGCATGTACGATGATGTACCTGTGGCTATTTCATTATTGGCGAAACATGGTTCAGATGGCTTCCTGCTCAATGTTGTTGAAACTCTTTATGACACTCTCCAAGAACAGATTGCAATTTCAGAATGA